The segment GAGATCGACGGAACTTGGCATCTGGCCGCAACCAAGAAATACATAGAGGATTTTGGGCGTGTGCTCCAAAAGAAACCAAAAGATGCTCAGGAGCTTGTTGGCCTAATGATTAATCTGTATCCGGAGCGGTACAACCCCAACGCCCTTCAGTTAAGCGCTGCAGGGGTCTTCATGGCGCCCGAGGAGGAACGAGTCTAACGATTACTAAAGGCCAGGGACAAGTCGAAACGGCCATCACTTCCTCACAAAGTTCCTTTCTATACATAACAGCGTTGTGATCATTAGGATGGTAGGAGGAAGCGTAGAGAGTTATAATGAACAGAAAGTTCACCCCGAATGCCACATTTTAGTATAAGATTTTCCTAACGAGTTTCACTTTTcctggtcttggtgttgagcaaGCCAAGATCCAGCGGTGCATTCTATGACGCGGCCGGCCACATGCTCACTTACAGGGTAGCTCATGGTTTAACCTCGTGCTCTTTTGAAGTCAAATGGGCCGTGAGCATCTGCGAATCTGTTTTCACAAGCATAAATTCGTATGTCGTCGGACCTGATTATTCGTATCGGAATGGAACTGACTATGAAACAGTTCTTGCTCATCACTTTGGAACTCCAGCTTTTATGACGAGAGGACTTTTGAACTTAAGTCATGCGTGCCCTCATTTTCCCCCGTGTTTTTCTTGCCTGTAGATTTTTGCTTTGAAAATCTCCAGTTCTTTCCGGATGGCTCCTATCCGACCAAGACCTAACATAAACTCCGTTGGCGATTTACCCCTCACTGGAAAAGCTCTCGATTTGTAATGTAAGAGCAGGGTTAGTAGTAAGCAAGCATTATGAGCTTCCAGACACCCCCTCCATAACTTGATATAAACTCCGACGGCGATCACCACATGGAGCTTTATCAGTGTCCTCGCCATGGCTTCCGCCAATGCAAGTGCACCTGCTAGAATTGACATCATCGAGGCCATCATACAGCCAATTGGCAGAGCACAACTTGGCGCTTTGCCTGTTGGTTCCAGATAGATGCGGAAGTTTTATGTATCTGCTGACGCGGCGTACAGGCAGCCATTCGACTGCGCGAGGAGCATGGTCGAGAAGACTACGAGAAGCCGAGTTTGTTTCACGAAACTCGACTGTTTCACCAGAATTGCAGGGGATTGAGTGCGCAGTGGCCTGGTGATTTCTAGGGCTATCATTTCGCATCGAAGAGGATCCTGTCTGCTTTTTGGACGCCAATCGCGAACTTCATAACAGATTATTTCCAAGGAGACTCTTCCTAGGCTAGGCTCCGGTCACGGTGTTGATCATGATGTTTTTCGAGACTGTACCTTTGAGTTAGCTTTGAGAAGATTTCCCATCCTTGAAGACGCACCCTGGTAGTAAAATCTTATCTCACCAAGGCTCGGGCTTTAGCTGCAAGCAGCTGAGATAGTTATCGAATAGGCACGGCAATTCAAAAAGGCCCGGACTTTATATTATTGAGTTAGTGTTTCTAGAAAAGTCCGATGATCGGCACTCCGGTGCTAAGTGGGTCCGGGGGCTCGGATAACTAGCCCAACAAATTTGCTGAGTCCAGGGTCAGTCTGGCGACACGTCAATTCGGAACCGGAGTTATTACTTTTAGAGGTTACGCCGCCAACCAAGGGAATGAGGACCGTCGTGTTAGGTCAGGGAGAGGGCAACTCTGAGACTAAACTGGTCAATGCATTTGCCAGAGCCGAAGAACTATAAAGGTTTCAATCGTGTGGTCCCACGTTACGTAGCGTAGCATAAAAATATTGCGTTAATAATTCTTTTCCCTTTATTTCCTACGACGCAGCATTGTGGCAATACACTAAACTGTTGCAAACTAAACACCATGATGGAGACTGTCGAAATTCCAGAGCCTTCAGGTTTGCCTCTTCTGGGTAACATTACATCAATCAACCCTGAGTTTCCTCTGGGGTCAATGGTATCGCTCGCTGAACAGTACGGTGAGCTTCACTTCGTGAATGAACGGTCATGAGAATTGACTAACAATTCGTCGCAAGGCGAGATCTACCGTTTGAAATTCCCCGGCCGAAGTGTCGTGTTCCTTTCCACGCAGGCTTTGGTCAACGAGACATGTAACGAAAAGCGGTTCAAGAAGTGTGTTAATTCAGCACTCACTGTAAGTAACGATCTACTCTCAGGGCTGCACTAAAGCTGATGATTTGGTAGGAACTCCGAGAAGGAGTTCACGATGGGCTCTTTACAGTAAGCATTCTCGGTAACAATGGCAGAACATACTCTTAACAGCAATGCAGGCCAAACTCGGAGAGGAGAACTGGGGTATCGCTCACAGAGTGCTGATGCCAGCCTTTGGACCCTTGTCAATCCAGAGCATGTTCGACGAGATGCACGACATTGCCTCCCAACTTGCTCTCAAGTGGGCACGATACGGACCCGACTCGCCCATCATGGTGACCGATGACTTTACTCGTCTGACGCTCGACACACTGGCATTATGTTCTATGGGCTATAGATTCAACAGCTACTATTCCCCAGTTCTCCATCCTTTTATCAAGGCAATGGGTGATTTTCTCACAGAGGCTGGAGAAAAGCCTCGAAGATTGCCTTTACCTGGAATTGTCTACCGCGAGCGCGATCGCAAGTACCAACAGGATATCGACACCCTGAGAAGTACTGCGAAGGAGGTTCTCGACGCCAGAAAGGCTGGTGGAAGCACACGGAAGGACCTTTTGACAGCCATGCTTGAAGGTGTCGACACGAAAactggcaagaagatgacCGACGAGAGCATCATGGATAACTTGATCACCTTTCTTATTGCAGGGCACGAAACTACTTCAGGACTCTTATCTTTCGCTTTCTATCAGCTCCTCACACACCCAGATACCTACCAGCTTGCTCAGAAAGAGGTAGATCAAGTGGTCGGCAAAGGGCCTATTCAGGTGGTGCATCTCTCTAAACTTCCATACCTGAATGGTGTTTTGAGAGAAACCCTTCGCCTTAACGCGactctccctctcttcacTGTCGAGGCTTTTGAAGACACTCTCCTTGGGGGCAAGTATCCCGTCAAGGCTGGCGAAACaattctcaacctcctcgCAAAATCACAACTCGACCCCACGGTATTCGGCGACGACGCAAACGAGTTCAAGCCAGAACGCATGTTTGATGAAAACTTTGCCAGACTGAACAAGGAATTTCCTAACTCATGGAAACCCTTTGGTAACGGTATGCGAGGCTGTATCGGAAGGCCTTTTGCTTGGCAGGAAGCTCTACTCGTCATGGTTATGCTTCTGCAGAATTTCAATTTTGTTCTTGATCCTAACTATCAGCTCGGCTTCAAGCAGACCTTGACTATCAAGCCTAAAGATATGTATATGCGGGCGATCCTGAGGGACAACCTTACGCCAACCACTCTTGAGCGCCGGCTGGCCGGTCTGTCTGTTTCAGCAGTAGAAATGGCCAATGCGGCGAATGGCGGCAAGTCTACTGACGCTAAGGAGGGTGTCCCTATGACCATCTTGTATGGATCTAATAGTGGGACATGCGAGTCGTTGGCGCAGAGAGTTGCAACTGATGCCGTGGCGCATGGGTTCCACGTCGCCAAGATTGATTGTCTTGACACGGCAAATGGCAACCTACCCACCAACCAGCCTgttgtcatcatcacctcATCATACGAAGGCAAGCCTCCCGACAATGCTGGGCACTTTGTTGCCTGGCTTGAGAAGACTGAGCAAGCGGCCAAGCTATTCAGCAATGTCTCGTATGCCGTTTTTGGCTGTGGTCACAAGGATTGGGTACAGACCTTTCACCGCATTCCCAAGTTGGTGGACGAAACTCTAGAAAGGTTTGGCGCTACTAGACTCATCGACATAGGTCTCAGCGATGTATCTGAGAATATGGTCTTCAGTGACTTTGAGACCTGGGAAGATAACATTCTGTGGCCTGCTCTTGAAGAGCGCTATAAGCCCGAGTCCAAAAAGAATTCTACGGACAAGGGACTGAGCGTCAAGAGTTCTAACCTTAGGGCCCTTACCCTCCGTCAAGATGTCAAGGAGGCGACCGTGGTCGCAACCAAGACACTAACAAGCAGCACCAATGCCAaatccaagaagaagcacaTCGAGATACAATTGCCCGAAGGCACTCAATACAGAGCCGGAGACTACCTTGCTGTTCTGCCCATCAATTCTCAAGATGTAGTTCGCCGAGCactgaggaggttgaggcttCCAATGGATGCTCACTTGGAGATTACGAGCAGCACGCCAACGGCCCTCCCCACTGACACGTGTGTATCAGCGCTGGAGTTGTTCAGTTCTTACGTTGAACTTTTGCAGCCGGCCACAAAGAGGgtaagaaaaagaacacgAAAGCACACATGTGACATGAATCTAACTAGCTGTGGTAGAACCTTCTTACTATTGCCGAAGCTGCGCCCGACTCAGAGACCAAAGTTGCAGTGACCTCGCTATCCGAGGACAATTATATCGAGGAAGTCAGCAACAAGCGTGTATCAGTTCTGGAAATCTTGGAACGGTATCCCTCTGTCGAACTACCTATCAGAGACTTCTTGCAGATGTTGCCATCTATACGAATTCGTCAATAGTAGGCACCCCATTGCCACATTGCTTCACAACTTACTGACCTCTCTCCCTTTTAGCTCCATCTCCTCGTCTCCTCTATGGAACCAGTCTCGGGCCACAATCACTTTCTCGGTCCTCCAAGGACCCGCTTTGTCAGGTCAAGGCACGTACAACGGCGTCGCAACCTCTCACCTCGACTCTCTAGCTGAGGGTGACACGCTCCAAGTAGCCATCCGTTCATCACCTGCTGCTTTCAGCCTTCCCTCAAGCCCGGAACGTACACCCATAATTTGCGTTGCCGCTGGGTCAGGACTTGCGCCGTTCCGGGGTTTTATACAGCAACGAGCCATGATATACGAATCAGGTCGCAAGCTCGCGCCAGCTCTGCTCTTCTTCGGCTGCCGTGCTCCTGATCAAGATGATCTTTACCGCGATGAGTTCGACAACTGGCAAAACCTCGGGGCGGTAGACGTGCGACGAGCGTACAGTCGACATGGAGAGGGGTGCAGATATGTCCAAGACCGGATCTGGCAAGACAAGGAAGATTTTATCGAACTCTGGGAGAAGGGTGCTACGGTGTATGTATGTGGCTCAAGGGCGATGGCTGACTCGGTAAGAGAGGTCATGATTAGAGTGAGGAcagagatggagaagagatcCGGCGGTGAGATGGACTTTGACGAGGCAAAGAAGTGGTTCGATGAACAACGGAATGTGAGGTATGTGATGGACGTATTTGACTAGGTAGATGGCTGCGTGAGGAATATAGAGAGACCGGGTAAGAGACAAGTAAATGGATTTTATAGTGCCTGGACTCGTAACCCAAGCATATTTCTGGCAAATTGACTGTTGAACAAATGCCCCGGCAGTTATTGTTTGCGCCGGCTGCCAGCCGACGATTAAATTTGTATGGGGAATTTAGTGGCGCCAGTAAGACATGGGCTGAACGACGATTAAAATCCGATAAAACAAAATGgttgattgtgttgttgGTCCTAAGTTACAGGTGTGTCTGAGAGAGCACAGCTCCTTACATATAGTATCCACATCCTAGTCACCAGCGGATCGGACCATCTTTGTCATGCCGCCTCAACAGttagattaataaagctaatgAGGTTCTGGATACACCCTCTACAAACTTGATACAAGCAACTACAGCTTAGCATCCGTGGCTTTCCTTGCCTGCTTCTCCTGGTCTCTCAAAAgtcttctcaagatcttcccGCTAGGGTTCTTCGGTATCGCGTCAATAAACTCGATTCCTCCCTTCAGCCACTTGTGCCGGGCCTTGTGGTTCTCAACATGCTTGTGGATGGTCGCAGTCACTTCACCGTCAGATTTCCCTCCGGCTTCAGCCGTCTTGACTACAAAGGCCTTGGGCACCTCGCCAGCCTTGGCATCAGGAACCTGGATCACGGCGCAGTCGGACACAAACGAATGACAGAGGAGGTGGGCCTCGAGTTCTGCGGGGGCAACTTGGTGACCCTGTGGATGCGTTAGGTACGGGCTCCGAACCGTCGACCTCATGGGTTCATGGAGGGCGGGGGCGGGGGCGGGCTTaccttgactttgatgagctccttgatcCTGTCCGTAACGACTAAATGCTCATTGCCCTTGGGGGATTTCCGGATAAGCACCTCGTCGCCTGTTTTCATCCACCGGCCGTCATCGTCGTGGACGAAGGTTGAAGTTGTAGAGTTTATATTGTTCAAGTAACCAAGGACAACTGTTGGGCCTTGCACAAGTAGCTCGCCTGGGGTTTCGTACTCGGTTACTTCCTTGCGGGAGGCGTCGATGATCTTTGCTCTGAGTCCGGGTAGAAGCGAACCGGATGAGCCGAGGAGGATGTCCAACTCGCTAGTAAATGTCACGACCGGCGAGGTTTCAGTCAGGCCTGGTCAAATTAGTCTCAACAACCTCCCAAGGGAACTCGTCACCGACCATAACCCTGGCCAAGATGCCAGTTGGGATACACTTTCAGGACTTCTTGCATTGTCTCCACTCCCAGCGGAGCAGCGCCGCTAAATGCAAATCGCACCGAGCTTAGGTCGTATCTGCTGCATAATTCACGATTGCTCAACATTTGAATCAGGATCGGGGGGACGATGGCCATCTGCTCAACACGGAACTTCTGAATGGCCTCGAGAAATGTCTTGAGCTCGAAGCGAGGGAGCACGACCAGCTCATCACCGGTTATCAAGGCGTACAGACCGCAAACGACGAGGCCGTAGATGTGGGAGAATGGCAAGATGCCGAGCGTGACTTGCGTCTCTAGTTTTGCCGTCTCACGTCCAGCTTGGTCAAAGAGTCTTAGCATCATGATATTGGATATCACGTTGCGATGGGAGATCATGGTCGCCTTCTTTACGTTGTGAGCTGTAATTCGATGACGATTATAGAAGGATAAAGGCACTTACAGGCAAGCCAGAGGTTCCACTGGAGTAGCATAGGTAAGCAACCTGTCTCGCTCCCTGGCCAGGAGCGAAAACCAGGGGTGGGAGCTCTGGCAGGGTCTTGCCCTCCTCGACTAAATCATCAATCGTCTTGAAGGGAACCTGCCTGTCACCAGGCATAGGTAAGATGAAGATACACTGTTCTGGGATGCCAACGGCCTTTGCGGCGGCCAAGGCTGTCTCAAGAAGACGGACACAGGTGAAGAGCGCATTTGCGCCAGACGATCGAAGATGGTGCTCGAGCTCGGCCGCTGAATACGCGGCGCTGGCGGGGGTTACGATGGAAGAGAGGCGGTGGATGGCGTGGGTGAATGGAATGTAGTCAATCTAGAAAAGCTGTTCAGTCAAGCGGTGCTATAGTATGGCGGATTGCAAGGAAACTGACCGTATTCAGCGAGAACACGCCGACGACGTGATCCCATTCGGTCCCCTCATGCAAATCGTAGCCGAGTCGCTTGGCGATAGCGCGGGCCATGAACTCCTCGCGCTGGAGGACCTCGGCCATAGAGTAGGTCTTGCCGGTGAGGCCACAGGTGAAGGGGTTCCTGGCCTTGGCGACAGGGTAGCGGCCACAGTTTTCGTTGTTCACAAATTCggcgatggtgatggagtcGGGAGGGTCTAGAACGTTGGGTTAGGCATTGGGGATGATAGCCCGACAAGGGAAGCTTGCCGAAGGGGAGCCTGGGGACCCATTTGGGAGTGGTGAAGACCATGGTGAGCTCGTGATGgtatattctttttttcttttttctttcttcttttttggAGAGGGTGTAGAGGCGGGGGAATAAGTGACGAAGTTTGTGATGTCTAGAGTCGGcggagaagagaagatagAGACGATGCAGGAAGAAACCAGGATTGGAGAGCGGAAGAGGCGGCGAGCTACCTAATACTTCCTCTACTCTATCACCGCACGGTTCCGAATTCAACCCCTCACTCCCAAAAGCGGACACGGAAAGCTGGGGAAACTCTAGAATGGAACCCGCTGGTGGCACCGGCCAACAAGCGTCCTCGCCCCTCTAGATAGCTCGGTAAGTTGGTTCGGGGAACCACCGGGCTGTCAGTCCGGTCTCCGCGGCATCCGCCATATCGTTGCAGCGACGGCCCTCAGATACTGTACAGTATTGAACACCGACAGCTTTCTCTCCTACAACAATCGTTGTTAATGAAGGGTGGCTCCACATTTCAAGCATATGTATGTTTAAACACAGTGTATGCGGTTGGACATAGCTCATTGGCAGCTTCCCAAAGTCCTTACCAGACGTTGTTTTGGAGCAGAAGGTGGAAGTGTTCAACACTGTACGCATCTTTCTTCATAGTCAGAAGGTTCCAAAAGAAAGGATTTGCATCTATACTTGGCCTTCCCAGGTAATGCCGGTTGGTCCGATCAATACGACGGTACAAAAGCCACACGACGAATTGTGTAACAGGTTCCACCGTTCCATGGTCTGTTCCAGGCAAAGCTATGAATCCAAGACACTGAGATCGTTTTAATGACCAAACGACGGCAAGTGCCTATCATACCTGAGATTCACGTGCTATAAATTTCTAAGCCATTTGTTGCATATTTGAAGTTGTAATTGATATAGTGGTACAGTGTTTAATCAGGCGCCGCACCTAGATGAACAACTTTAACTTAGCATCGTTCCTCTGAGAACAGTATGTGCTGATGAGCTTTGGTAATGAATAATAGCGGCGGTCTTTTGTCAAATGACAATCCAAACCATGGCCCGATGTGGCCAGCATTCGGGATAGTTATATAATACACTGAAACGGGATTAATAAACAAACTTTACTCGAATTGCCTCGGTACTATTGCACGTGAGACACCATGACCCGCACCCCGACCCTTCTGGGCGACAGTTAGGGATGGCTCATGGTGTCTTTATTTGCTTCCTTCGTCCCTGTCTCGCATTTTGACTTCCTACGATTTAACTTCAAATCTTTTGTATTATCTTCAAGACATAAAGATGACTGGTGGGCACGCGAAACTGCTGTTAAACCAGCCATATACCGAGCCTGATCCAAAGAGCTACTCCTCCTTCCAGCGAGACATCTATCAATCTTTCCGACCGctcatcttctcaaccaAGCCCTCCGAGTGGGAGGCTTTGGCACGCTCCAAAGTCCCTGTCACCAATTTTGGTTATGTTTATGACTCCGCGAGTAGTGGAACCACCGCCAAGGCCAATCTGGAAGCCTTCAATCGGTACCGCCTTCGACCTCGATTTCTCGTCGACGCTACTCGTCGACACGTCGGCATCGAGCTATTTGGTACAGAGTACAATAGTCCATTGCTGGTTGCTCCTATAGGTGTCCAGAGCATCATGCATCCGGATGCTGAGGAGGCCACGGCTAGGGCTTGCCGCAGCCTTGGAGTCCCGATGATCCTGTCTACAGCGGCAACTCGAACAATAGAGCAGGTCGCTGAGGCCAATGCAGACGGCCACCGCT is part of the Fusarium oxysporum Fo47 chromosome VII, complete sequence genome and harbors:
- a CDS encoding cytochrome P450, whose translation is MMETVEIPEPSGLPLLGNITSINPEFPLGSMVSLAEQYGEIYRLKFPGRSVVFLSTQALVNETCNEKRFKKCVNSALTELREGVHDGLFTAKLGEENWGIAHRVLMPAFGPLSIQSMFDEMHDIASQLALKWARYGPDSPIMVTDDFTRLTLDTLALCSMGYRFNSYYSPVLHPFIKAMGDFLTEAGEKPRRLPLPGIVYRERDRKYQQDIDTLRSTAKEVLDARKAGGSTRKDLLTAMLEGVDTKTGKKMTDESIMDNLITFLIAGHETTSGLLSFAFYQLLTHPDTYQLAQKEVDQVVGKGPIQVVHLSKLPYLNGVLRETLRLNATLPLFTVEAFEDTLLGGKYPVKAGETILNLLAKSQLDPTVFGDDANEFKPERMFDENFARLNKEFPNSWKPFGNGMRGCIGRPFAWQEALLVMVMLLQNFNFVLDPNYQLGFKQTLTIKPKDMYMRAILRDNLTPTTLERRLAGLSVSAVEMANAANGGKSTDAKEGVPMTILYGSNSGTCESLAQRVATDAVAHGFHVAKIDCLDTANGNLPTNQPVVIITSSYEGKPPDNAGHFVAWLEKTEQAAKLFSNVSYAVFGCGHKDWVQTFHRIPKLVDETLERFGATRLIDIGLSDVSENMVFSDFETWEDNILWPALEERYKPESKKNSTDKGLSVKSSNLRALTLRQDVKEATVVATKTLTSSTNAKSKKKHIEIQLPEGTQYRAGDYLAVLPINSQDVVRRALRRLRLPMDAHLEITSSTPTALPTDTCVSALELFSSYVELLQPATKRNLLTIAEAAPDSETKVAVTSLSEDNYIEEVSNKRVSVLEILERYPSVELPIRDFLQMLPSIRIRQYSISSSPLWNQSRATITFSVLQGPALSGQGTYNGVATSHLDSLAEGDTLQVAIRSSPAAFSLPSSPERTPIICVAAGSGLAPFRGFIQQRAMIYESGRKLAPALLFFGCRAPDQDDLYRDEFDNWQNLGAVDVRRAYSRHGEGCRYVQDRIWQDKEDFIELWEKGATVYVCGSRAMADSVREVMIRVRTEMEKRSGGEMDFDEAKKWFDEQRNVRYVMDVFD